CAGGTATTAGACCACTGAGGATGAGACAAGGCAAACAGGAAGCGCTGGATTGCAGGAAATTTGTTGGCTTAGAAAAAGCCCCGAGTGGTTAACTCAGGGCTTTGCTATGTTAGGCTTGTTGAGCTTCAAGCTCTTCGTCGGTGAGTTTATCACCAAGAATACGGCTTGTGAGAGTGCCTGCTGTCATGGCACCTGAGACGTTAAGAGCGGTTCGTGCCATATCAATCAAAGGTTCAATTGAGATAAGTAGCGCTGCGATGGTTACTGGTAATCCCATTGCAGGTAATACAATCAAAGCAGCGAAGGTCGCCCCGCCCCCTACGCCGGCGATACCGAATGAGCTCACCACGATAATCGCAACTAGGGATAGGATGAAGTTGATATCCGTTGGATCGATACCCACAGTTGGAGCAACCATCACGGCCAACATTGCAGGGTAGATTCCCGCACAGCCATTTTGTCCTATGGTTGCGCCAAATGATGCTGAAAGGTTTGCAATTGCAGGTGGCACGCGCAGCTTGTTGATCTGTGCTTCTACGTTAAGTGGAATCGTTGCTGCTGAGCTGCGTGACGTAAATGCGAATGTCAGCACCGGCCAAATCTTCTGGAAATACTCTTTAGGACTAACACCAACAAAAGACACCAGAATTCCGTGAACAACAAACATTAATGCGATGGCAACGTATGACGCAACGATAAAGCCCAGTAGGTTGAGAATGTCACTCGCACTGGATGTGGCAACAACTTTCGCCATCAGCGCTGCAATACCGTAAGGTGTCAAAGCCATGATCATTTTTACCAAACGCATCACTACCGATTGAGTGGCTTCTACAAACGTACGAATCGGTGCTTCCAACTCTTCCTTTTCTGCCATCACTTTGCGTGCAGCGATACCAGTTAATACACCGAAGATCACAACAGCGATAATCGAAGTCGAGCGCGCACCAGTTAGATCAGCAAAAGGATTAGTAGGAATAAAGCTAACCAGCATTTGAGGAATGGTGAGATCGCTGACGACACCTACGCGATCTTCGAGCACAGCAATACGAGCTGTTTCTCGGGCACCTTCAGTTAAACCTTCTGCACTAAGGCCAAACGCCTGGGTCACAAAGATACCGATGATGGCAGAGATTGCCGTGGTGGCTAGTAGTACTGAAATTGTCAGCCCAGAGATCTTGCCCAATGAACCGCCTTTTTCTAGCTTGACAACGGCGGCAATCATAGAGACCAGTACCAGCGGCATAATGACCATCTTTAATAGGCCAACATAACCACGGCCAACGACATTGATCCACTCCAGAGTTTGATCGATAACCGGGTTACCTTCACTGAATATAAGTTGAAGCGCTAAGCCAAATGCACTGCCGAGCACTAAACCGAATAGAACGAGTCGGGATAATGTGTTTTCCTTCCTCTGTTGTCCAAAAAGGAAAAAGAGGATACCGACAAATACCGCTAAAGAAGCGATAGCCGCTACTGACATAATAGGTTGTCCTTATTGAGAGTTTGAGTCGCATTTATTGAGTAAATGCATTACAGGATTAAATTCTGTAACAAACAATAATGATTTGAAAAGTATGATTGAAATAAAAAAAAGATATTTGATATGTATTTAAGTTATTAAACTGGCGATTTTGTATCGAAAGTGCGCGAATAAAAGTGAAAATGGGCAACTTATTGATATTTATTAATCAAATCTCTCATCTGGATACTATCAAGAGTTTGAATTTTTCTTTCCGTGTTGGTCAGCAAGCTGTATTGCATTGCCCTTGCGACTTCTTCAGCTTGAATGGGAATCAACTTAGCCAGCTTGCCTAACATAAGCGGTCGAAGAGATTTCATGACAAATTGAACAACGGCTTCATCAGTGCGAGGGGTATCCCTAAGGCCGACAAGAGGTCCAGGCCTGACAAAGGAAACATGTTCAAACCCCATTCGCTCAATGGCTATTTCCATTTTGCCTTTGCAGCGCAAATAATGAGACACAGAACGTACCGAAGCACCGTAACTAGAGACAACGGCTAAGTGAGTCACACCAAGCACCTTCATTGTTTGAGCTACATCGCACACTAACTCGTAATCGATGCGTTCCAGTTCCTGTTTTGATCCTGCTTGCTTGATGGTGGTACCTAGGCAGATGAAGCCATATTTGGGGGATGGTTTATCAGAGTCCCACTGTTGAACTTGAAGTTGCTTGTTTTCCAGTACTTCCAGTTTGGGGTGAAAGAAAGGCAGTGGACGACGGCTCAAGGCATAGATGCGTGTGATGGGAGCCTCTTCTAGCATCTGTTTAATCAGCTCTGTTCCTATTAAGCCTGTCGCGCCAGCAATCATGACGACTAAATCTCTCGACTCAGACACATTATTGTCCTTAGTTCAATGTAACAACCAGAGCATCTAACAATGCACCTGAAAAGTCTGTGATCGATCTTTTAGGTTGAGAGTTATCTTGGGTCATGTTTGGCCTCGATTAACGAGGCCATTCTGGTGGTGGAGAGATCAAGTAAGGGAGAAAGGGACTCGCTTTTGAGTCTTTTGATTCGACCTGTGTTGTTTCTGTTTCTTCGATTTTTGATTGGCAAACATACAAACCTCCTTGAGCTATCAAGCTTGGGTCAACCGTACTCGGCGTTAAGCAATGCAGTCTTCATGCCGACTAATTTTCAGTGTGATATTTTTCAGTAAGTTAGTTGTGAATAAGGCTGCCCCATATAATAAGATAGGTGATGGGAGGGAAAAGTTTCATTTTTCACATCAATTTGAATATGAAAATGACGTCTGTATATGTCTATCCGCGATGAAATAAGCGTGGGGGTGGGGTGTTAACTAGCTGATTTCGCGTTACACTCAGAGCTTCACAGGGGATTCGTGACACCAAAAGGAACAATAAAATGAATATTGATGCAAGCACTCTTGCGCCTACTCAGATGTACCATTTGATGACTCAAACCGTGATTCCAAGGCCAATTGCGTGGGTTTTGACCGATTCGGGTGATGCAGATTACAACCTCGCACCATTTTCTTATTTCACACCTATCTCAAGTAACCCTCCGCTTTTAATGTTTTCTGTGGGTAAAAAACCGACAGGCGAGATCAAAGATACGACACGCAACATCCTAGAGACTGGAAGAATGGTGGTGCATATCGCAAATGCTGAGATGGCTGAGCAAGTAACTCAGACATCGGCAACCTTACCACATGGTCAGTCTGAGGTTGCCTTAGCCGAGTTGGAACTGACTGAATTTGAGGGCTTTGAATTACCAAGAATCAAAGATTGCCCAATTGCTTTTGGATGCAAGCTGTTTGAAGTTAAAGAAATTGGGGAAACACCTCAAAGCCTAATCTTTGCTCAAATTGAAGACATATATATTGCGCCGGAAGTGATTGGAGATAA
This sequence is a window from Vibrio coralliilyticus. Protein-coding genes within it:
- a CDS encoding L-cystine transporter, translated to MSVAAIASLAVFVGILFFLFGQQRKENTLSRLVLFGLVLGSAFGLALQLIFSEGNPVIDQTLEWINVVGRGYVGLLKMVIMPLVLVSMIAAVVKLEKGGSLGKISGLTISVLLATTAISAIIGIFVTQAFGLSAEGLTEGARETARIAVLEDRVGVVSDLTIPQMLVSFIPTNPFADLTGARSTSIIAVVIFGVLTGIAARKVMAEKEELEAPIRTFVEATQSVVMRLVKMIMALTPYGIAALMAKVVATSSASDILNLLGFIVASYVAIALMFVVHGILVSFVGVSPKEYFQKIWPVLTFAFTSRSSAATIPLNVEAQINKLRVPPAIANLSASFGATIGQNGCAGIYPAMLAVMVAPTVGIDPTDINFILSLVAIIVVSSFGIAGVGGGATFAALIVLPAMGLPVTIAALLISIEPLIDMARTALNVSGAMTAGTLTSRILGDKLTDEELEAQQA
- a CDS encoding NAD(P)H-binding protein — protein: MSESRDLVVMIAGATGLIGTELIKQMLEEAPITRIYALSRRPLPFFHPKLEVLENKQLQVQQWDSDKPSPKYGFICLGTTIKQAGSKQELERIDYELVCDVAQTMKVLGVTHLAVVSSYGASVRSVSHYLRCKGKMEIAIERMGFEHVSFVRPGPLVGLRDTPRTDEAVVQFVMKSLRPLMLGKLAKLIPIQAEEVARAMQYSLLTNTERKIQTLDSIQMRDLINKYQ
- a CDS encoding flavin reductase family protein; amino-acid sequence: MNIDASTLAPTQMYHLMTQTVIPRPIAWVLTDSGDADYNLAPFSYFTPISSNPPLLMFSVGKKPTGEIKDTTRNILETGRMVVHIANAEMAEQVTQTSATLPHGQSEVALAELELTEFEGFELPRIKDCPIAFGCKLFEVKEIGETPQSLIFAQIEDIYIAPEVIGDNQERLVVDALKVNPLSRLGGSQYANLDQSFTVARPK